In the Paramormyrops kingsleyae isolate MSU_618 chromosome 6, PKINGS_0.4, whole genome shotgun sequence genome, one interval contains:
- the ptrh2 gene encoding peptidyl-tRNA hydrolase 2, mitochondrial, producing MDSLSTQIALGVVAGLGCGLCIGWLLRGRFVRSLKGPAPYGSEDEASVMGESGEFKMILVVRSDLKMGKGKVAAQCSHAAVSAYKQVQRRNPDLLKQWEYSGQPKVVVKAPDEDTLHELLIRAKEFGLPVSLIQDAGRTQIAPGSRTVLGVGPGPADLVDMVTGHLKLY from the coding sequence ATGGATTCGTTATCCACTCAGATTGCTTTAGGCGTTGTAGCGGGGTTGGGTTGTGGTCTCTGCATCGGATGGCTCCTTCGAGGCCGCTTTGTCAGATCGTTAAAAGGCCCTGCTCCCTATGGAAGTGAAGACGAGGCGAGTGTGATGGGGGAGAGCGGAGAATTCAAGATGATCCTAGTGGTACGGAGCGACTTGAAGATGGGAAAAGGGAAGGTTGCAGCCCAGTGCTCCCACGCCGCAGTGTCTGCCTACAAACAAGTCCAACGGAGAAATCCTGACCTCCTGAAACAGTGGGAGTACTCTGGCCAGCCTAAGGTGGTGGTCAAGGCCCCAGATGAAGACACCTTACATGAACTCTTAATTCGGGCTAAAGAATTTGGACTGCCAGTGAGCTTAATTCAGGATGCTGGGAGAACTCAGATTGCTCCTGGCTCACGTACTGTTTTAGGTGTAGGTCCAGGACCTGCTGATCTAGTTGACATGGTCACCGGACACTTAAAACTTTATTGA